In the Nicotiana tabacum cultivar K326 chromosome 16, ASM71507v2, whole genome shotgun sequence genome, one interval contains:
- the LOC142170482 gene encoding uncharacterized protein LOC142170482: MERVFEQLKCTNAAKFKYVISLLQKYAYDWWVSVPNAKAKPPVLTWDNFVKSFRAKYVPPVYCDAKKKEFLNLRQGSMSTAEYQQNFLRLSRYAKGIIDGERDKCRRFEEGLNGYIRKSVAILQLEDFSKMISAALTWERIDKEEASRRENMFKKGNSDYGGPSKKEKFDYSKTKSTHKSLHHKQNKSNFSTASTPSYGQGKTHTPTCAQYGKNHYGACRRASGACFNCGSMNHKVKDCPNPNPLSYTHTEGSVQKPVTTHSQANSSARPRNMQTAGSSVANQAGHQAVVNRIYQDCPFMIQNLFFPVDLPEMPFRDYDVIVGMDWLHMHHALIDCRLKKVTFRTPAYSHMVVQGERSLTSNIISAVLARKMICQGCDAYLAHIVDTRLGSPSLKDIPTVCDFPDVFPDDLPGLPPEREIEFPIDLVPGTTPILSLPIEWLRLIKRKDGTLRLCIDYRQLNKVIIKNKYPLPRINDLFDQLKGASLFSKIDLRSGYYQLRVREQDVPKTAFRTRYGHYEFLVMPFGLTNAPAAFMDLTNRVFKPYLDQFVVVFIDNILVYSKNREDHYKHIRIVMQILKERQLYAKLSKCEFWLNEVAFLGHIVSFEGVKVDPSKIQAIVDWKLPKTPTEIRSFLGLAGYYRRFVKGFSIIASPLTKLLGKYAKFVWDDKCQESFEKLKSLLTQAPILSLPAKGKDYMVYSDASHRGLGCVMMQEGKVTAYASRKLKSHELNYPTHDLELAAIVFALKIWRHYLYGEKCHIFTDHKSLKWLELIKDYDCTIDYHPGKANVVADALSRNSLASLTLSHLSLLLEIRAMNVCLSFNSNGSIIANSPVKPVLLEQVQEAQKLDEKLVKRVEEVQNGRELDFSLRKDGTLFYKNRLCVPNDDELRKQILIEAHSSPYAMHPGGTKMYRTIKEHYWWSGMKKDIAEFISKCLVCQQIKVEHQVPAGLLQPLSIPEWKWERITMDFVSGLPRTQRNYDAIWVIVDRLTKSAHFLAIRMDYSLERLAELYINEIVKLHGIPVSIVSDRDPRFTSRFWSSLQEALGSRTPIYWNEVGERKFVGPEILQQTEDKVKIIKDRLKISSDRQKSYADLKRREIEHQVGDKVFLKVSPWKKIMRFGQKDPSHVLPIESIEVNPDLTYEEEPIQILAREIKELRNKRIPLVKSSGLSDLGLSGKVFHKSITLMKEPKSSFVGIYLKKDQKVQDSDFVTHLGMSLDLDLLPS; the protein is encoded by the exons ATGGAGAGGGTCTTTGAACAACTGAAGTGCACTAATGCTGCCAAATTTAAGTATGTTATCTCCCTTTTACAAAAATATGCCTATGATTGGTGGGTAAGTGTGCCAAATGCAAAAGCAAAACCTCCGGTGCTGACTTGGGATAACTTTGTGAAATCCTTTCGTGCAAAATATGTTCCccctgtctattgtgatgctaaaAAGAAAGAGTTTCTGAATTTAAGACAAGGGAGTATGTCTACTGCAGAGTATCAACAAAACTTTCTCAGGCTTTCTCGCTATGCTAAAGGTATTATTGATGGTGAAAGAGACAAGtgcagaagatttgaagaagGTTTGAATGGTTACATTCGAAAATCAGTGGCAATCTTACAACTTGAGGATTTTTCCAAGATGATTTCAgctgctcttacttgggaaagAATTGACAAGGAAGAAGCTAGTAGGAGAGAAAACATGTTTAAGAAGGGTAATTCAGATTATGGTGGTCCATccaaaaaggaaaagtttgacTATTCCAAGACCAAGAGTACACATAAATCATTACATCATAAGCAGAATAAGTCAAATTTTTCTACTGCCAGTACTCCAAGTTATGGCCAAGGCAAAACTCATACACCTACTTGTGCACAGTACGGGAAGAATCATTATGGTGCATGTAGACGAGCTTCTGGTGCTTGTTTTAATTGTGGAAGTATGAATCATAAAGTGAAGGATTGTCCTAATCCTAATCCTCTTTCTTATACACATACAGAAGGATCAGTTCAAAAGCCTGTCACTACTCATTCTCAAGCTAATAGTAGTGCTAGACCTCGAAATATGCAAACAGCGGGTTCGAGTGTAGCTAATCAGGCTG GTCATCAGGCTGTTGTTAACAGGATTTACCAAGATTGTCCATTTATGATTCAAAATTTGTTCTTCCCTGTCGACTTGCCTGAAATGCCCTTCCGAGACTATGATGTTATTGTTGGCATGGATTGGCTCCATATGCACCATGCATTGATTGATTGTAGGTTAAAGAAAGTGACATTTAGAACTCCTGCATATTCACACATGGTAGTTCAAGGAGAAAGATCATTGACATCTAATATTATTTCTGCGGTCTTGGCAAGGAAGATGATTTGTCAAGGTTGTGATGCATATCTTGCTCATATAGTCGATACACGATTGGGGAGTCCAAGTCTTAAGGACATACCAACTGTGTgcgactttcctgatgtatttcctgatgaTCTTCCTGGGTTGCCTCCAGAAAGGGAGATTGAATTTCCTATAGATCTTGTCCCTGGAACTACTCCTATTCTATCGctccctatagaatggctccGGCtaattaaaaga aaagatggcactCTTAGGCtttgtattgattaccgacagctgaacaaggtaataaTCAAGAACAAATACCCACTGCCTAGAATcaatgacttgtttgaccaactgAAGGGTGCCAGcttattctcaaaaattgacttgaggtctggataTTATCAGTTACGTGTGAGGGAGCAAGATGTTCCTAAAACTGCTTTTAGGACCaggtatggccattatgaatttttggtaatgccatttggtttgacaaatgcTCCTGCTGCATTTATGGATCTAACGAACCGTGTATTCAAGCCTTATCTCGATCAATTTGTGGTGGTGTTTATTGATAACATTTTAGTCTATTCCAAGAATAGAGAAGATCATTATAAGCATATCCGAATTGTCATGCAAATTCTGAAAGAGAGACAACTCTACGCGAAgctttccaaatgtgaattctggctgaatgAAGTGGCTTTTTTAGGGCACATTGTATCATTTGAAGGTGTGAAGGTTGATCCTAGTAAGATTCAAGCTATTGTTGATTGGAAACTCCCTAAAACTCCAACTGAgataagaagtttcttgggtttagcaggATACTACAGAAGGTTTGTGAAGGGCTTCTCTATCATAGCTTCTCCCTTGACCAAACTTTTAGGGAAATATGCCAAATTTGTATGggatgacaagtgtcaagagaGCTTTGAAAAGCTCAAATCCTTGTTGACACAAGCTCCAATACTTTCTTTGCCAGCTAAAGGAAAAGATTATATGGTATACAGTGATGCATCTCATCGTGGCTTGGGTTGTGTTATGATGCAAGAAGGGAAAGTAACTGCTTATGCCTCTCGAAAGTTGAAATCGCATGAGTTGAATTATCCCACTCACGATCTTGAACTTGCTGCCAttgtttttgccttaaaaatttggaggcattacttatacggtgaGAAGTGTCACATATTtactgatcacaagagtttgaA ATGGCTTGAACTCATCAAAGATTATGATTGCACGATTGATTatcatcctggtaaagccaatgtggttgcagatgcgttGAGTCGCAATTCCCTTGCAAGTTTAACTCTAAGTCATTTGTCTTTGCTTCTTGAAATAAGAGCCATGAATGTTTGCCTTTCATTTAATTCTAATGGTTCTATCATTGCTAATTCTCCAGTCAAGCCAGTCTTACTTGAGCAAGTCCAAGAAGCACAGAAGTTAGATGAGAAGCTTGTGAAACGGGTTGAAGAAGTCCAAAATGGAAGAGAATTAGATTTTTCATTAAGGAAAGATGGtaccttattttataaaaataggttgTGTGTTCCTAATGATGATGAATTGAGAAAGCAGATCTTGATTGAAGCACATAGTTCACCTTATGCAATGCATCCTGGAGGTACTAAAATGTATCGGACCATTAAggagcactattggtggagtggtatgaagaaagacattgcagAGTTCATTTCTAAATGCCTGGTATGTCAACAAATAAAGGTTGAACATCAAGTCCCAGCTGGTCTCCTGCAACCTTTGTCAATacctgaatggaaatgggaaagGATAACGATGGACTTTGTTTCTGGACTTCCACGCACTCAAAGAAAttatgatgcaatttgggtcattgtagatAGACTAACTAAGAGTGCTCATTTCTTGGCAATCAGAATGGACTACTCACTTGAACGTTTAGCAGAATTGTACATTAATGAGATTGTGAAGCTGCATGGAATCCCTGTTTCTATTGTGTCTGATAGAGATCCGAGGTTTACATCCAGATTTTGGTCTAGCTTGCAAGAAGCTTTGGGTTCCAG AACGCCTATTTATTGGAATGAGGTTGGTGAAAGAAAATTTGTGGGTCCTGAGATTTTGCAACAAACTGaagataaggtaaaaatcatcaaGGATCGTTTGAAAATTTCTTCAGACAGACAAAAGTCCTATGCTGATCTTAAAAGGCGTGAAATTGAGCATCAGGTGGGCGATAAGGTATTTTTAAAGGTTTCTCCATGGAAGAAGATTATGAGATTTGGCCAAAAAG atccatctcatgttcttcCTATTGAGTCTATTGAGGTTAATCCTGATTTGACATATGAAGAAGAACCAATCCAAATCTTAGCGCGTGAGATAAAAGAGCTTAGAAATAAGAGAATCCCATTAGTGAAG AGCTCCGGTTTAAGTGATCTAGGACTTTCTGGAaaggtatttcataaatctataacTCTTATGAAGGAACCAAAATCTAGTTTTGTCGGTATTTACCTGAAAAAGGATCAGAAAGTACAGGACAG TGACTTTGTCACTCATCTTGGCATGTCTCTTGATCTGGATCTTTTGCCATCttga